A part of Gemmatimonas groenlandica genomic DNA contains:
- a CDS encoding efflux RND transporter periplasmic adaptor subunit, with the protein MMPSTFCSPIPRRFGAAGLLLGSAFAVACGGASDAANAKATADAPALPTADTATLSAKTVAIGGFTYDTARLVPWQSSVTVPGRLMLDPSALETIGSITEGRITHVLVRVGDRVQAGQVLVLIHSHEIMDARSALASATAKLSAAEAERDLAVSSAERAARLLEAKAMSKAEVERADVGKRVAAATYQQAVAERDRALAMIDHLVGSGNVPKLADEHDVLVRTPIGGVVTSRDAQPGTVVLPGTPLVSVGNPDRLQLQMHVSGDAAAGVQVGATVRFALTESPTSTMTATVTRVAPTVDTVTRTIEVIAMPKGGVRSARAESFVQAEISGTGGSQALVVPSSAVQALEGDTVVIVADQRGEGLHIEAVRVRTGRRAGDRTEILSGVSPGRRVISGSAAIAKAELIKRRSPEGE; encoded by the coding sequence ATGATGCCCTCGACGTTCTGCTCCCCGATCCCTCGTCGATTCGGTGCTGCCGGTCTGCTCCTCGGCAGTGCGTTTGCCGTCGCCTGCGGCGGTGCATCCGACGCGGCCAACGCGAAAGCGACCGCTGACGCCCCAGCCTTGCCGACCGCTGACACGGCGACGCTTTCGGCCAAGACGGTCGCCATCGGCGGCTTCACCTACGATACCGCGCGCCTGGTGCCGTGGCAGTCGTCGGTGACGGTGCCCGGTCGACTCATGCTCGACCCTAGTGCCCTCGAGACCATTGGGTCGATTACCGAGGGCCGCATCACGCACGTGCTGGTGCGCGTGGGTGACCGCGTGCAGGCCGGGCAGGTGCTGGTGCTTATTCACAGTCACGAGATCATGGACGCCCGCAGTGCGCTCGCCAGCGCCACCGCGAAGCTGTCGGCCGCCGAAGCAGAACGGGATCTCGCCGTCAGTTCGGCCGAGCGTGCGGCGCGTTTGCTCGAGGCGAAGGCGATGTCCAAGGCCGAGGTCGAGCGGGCCGACGTCGGCAAGCGCGTGGCCGCGGCCACATACCAGCAGGCGGTGGCGGAGCGCGATCGCGCGCTGGCCATGATCGATCATCTGGTGGGCTCCGGGAACGTGCCCAAGCTCGCCGACGAGCATGACGTACTCGTTCGCACACCGATCGGCGGCGTGGTGACGTCGCGCGACGCGCAACCGGGCACGGTGGTGCTCCCGGGGACGCCACTGGTGTCGGTGGGCAATCCCGACCGGTTGCAGTTGCAGATGCACGTCAGTGGCGACGCGGCCGCGGGGGTGCAGGTGGGGGCGACGGTGCGCTTCGCATTGACGGAGTCGCCGACGTCCACGATGACGGCTACGGTGACGCGCGTGGCGCCTACGGTCGACACCGTCACCCGAACCATCGAAGTGATCGCGATGCCGAAGGGCGGTGTGCGCAGCGCACGCGCCGAGTCGTTCGTGCAGGCCGAGATCTCGGGAACGGGCGGGTCGCAGGCGCTCGTGGTGCCGTCGTCGGCCGTGCAGGCACTCGAGGGTGACACGGTCGTGATCGTGGCGGATCAGCGCGGAGAAGGACTGCACATCGAAGCCGTGCGGGTGCGCACCGGACGACGCGCCGGGGATCGCACCGAGATTCTGTCGGGCGTCTCGCCTGGTCGTCGAGTGATTTCGGGCAGTGCCGCTATCGCGAAAGCAGAGCTGATCAAGCGGCGCTCACCCGAAGGAGAATGA
- a CDS encoding TolC family protein, whose protein sequence is MPRAALGGLAFWGLGMASPAPVRAQAAPLDLAAALQVARTSGPLRKLADAREVAGTGRVGETGQYPNPSIEWRRENLGSSLQPDIFATAYIPLDLTGRRLALRQATGAGRQRVQADAVAERREAEIEVARAWLHAAATDGALAVATRQLEALAEIAGIDATRLREGLVSEAVGLRTQLEADRARVALVTATGDAARARAQLARAIGIRPDALPALAALAAPVMPAAPDSNIVQSVALRARPEVRARESALREAQRRYTAERRGLIGDMQLQGGTKQTSGFMTGQIGLAMPFPLFNRNDAARQRSRGEYAEAQTLRDDMLNQIAGSVDAAWRAYVASRGAAQAASTFDARGREIARIARVAYREGHFTLTELLDAERAATDAMNTQLRWAADAWLSRLEFERALGARLDESSPLDLPLLSTLLTIGS, encoded by the coding sequence GTGCCCCGAGCTGCCCTTGGCGGGCTGGCGTTCTGGGGACTGGGGATGGCGAGCCCGGCGCCCGTGCGCGCGCAAGCCGCTCCGCTCGACCTGGCCGCGGCGTTGCAGGTGGCGCGCACGAGTGGACCCCTCCGCAAGCTCGCCGACGCGCGCGAGGTGGCCGGCACGGGACGGGTCGGCGAAACGGGCCAGTATCCCAACCCGAGCATCGAATGGCGCCGCGAGAATCTTGGGAGCTCGCTGCAACCCGACATCTTTGCCACGGCTTACATCCCGCTCGACCTCACCGGCCGACGGCTTGCCCTGCGACAGGCCACCGGCGCCGGCCGACAGCGCGTGCAGGCCGACGCCGTGGCCGAACGTCGCGAAGCGGAGATCGAAGTGGCCCGCGCCTGGCTCCACGCCGCCGCCACCGATGGCGCGCTGGCGGTTGCCACGAGGCAACTCGAAGCACTCGCCGAGATCGCCGGCATCGACGCCACCCGACTCCGTGAGGGACTGGTGTCGGAGGCGGTCGGGCTGCGCACGCAGCTCGAGGCGGATCGCGCGCGGGTAGCGCTGGTCACGGCCACCGGAGACGCGGCGCGCGCCCGGGCTCAGCTGGCCCGGGCGATTGGCATTCGTCCCGACGCGCTTCCGGCCCTCGCGGCGCTTGCCGCCCCGGTGATGCCAGCGGCCCCCGACAGCAACATCGTGCAGTCTGTCGCCCTGCGCGCGCGCCCCGAGGTCCGCGCTCGCGAGTCAGCACTGCGAGAAGCTCAGCGGCGCTACACGGCTGAACGTCGTGGCTTGATCGGCGACATGCAGCTACAGGGTGGGACGAAGCAGACCAGCGGCTTCATGACCGGACAGATCGGGCTCGCCATGCCGTTTCCACTGTTCAATCGCAATGACGCCGCGCGTCAGCGCTCCCGCGGCGAGTACGCCGAAGCGCAGACGCTGCGCGACGATATGCTCAATCAGATCGCGGGCAGTGTCGACGCGGCGTGGCGGGCCTATGTCGCGTCGCGCGGTGCGGCACAGGCGGCCTCCACGTTCGATGCGCGGGGCCGCGAAATCGCCCGCATCGCCCGCGTGGCGTATCGAGAGGGCCATTTCACGCTCACGGAACTGCTCGACGCCGAGCGGGCGGCCACCGATGCCATGAATACGCAACTTCGCTGGGCCGCCGACGCCTGGCTGTCCCGACTCGAGTTCGAGCGTGCATTGGGCGCGCGGTTGGATGAGTCCAGCCCCCTCGACCTGCCTTTGCTCTCCACCCTGCTGACGATCGGATCGTGA
- a CDS encoding putative bifunctional diguanylate cyclase/phosphodiesterase, whose protein sequence is MPLPHTTSSSFRAIVLPAARQARATALAFLGGALVFFVFEASKSAVFPTLTIWESHSITIVFGSCIAAGAAFLAMQRQASMLSKIAAEAALRERLEMRQRVLQESEARYRLLVENSPEAIAVHRNGYVVYVNAAGASLIGAETSDGLVGRRVTDFVHRDDLALVQQRMRPDASRVQYRLIGVDGMIREVDAASVGIPYEGTSAIQTVFRDVTQRKQLEARLMHEAFHDSLTGLPNRSLFRDRLEHAVAMRMRTPDLRVAVMFLDLDDFKAVNDSLGHEAGDQLLQAVAERIREETRAADTVARFGGDEFAILMEQIAAPAEVLTIVNRLKISLRRPLLLQGRIMSVSASVGVAFAEPGEDVDTLLRNADVAMYEAKEAGKARHAVFEPAMYTAIMQRLQLESDLRAATVAPESAGLFLAYQPIVDLRTGQMRSVEALLRWHHATRGPIAPMVFVPVAEHTGTIIPLGNWVLETACRQLVAWRTLWWSERWDPASMPSVAVNISGKQLQEPDFVTTVADILARTNAPAHCITLEITESVIMRDTEASLQTLRALKTLGVRLAIDDFGTGYSSLSYLQRFPVDVLKIDRAFVEGVSRGGSDAALARTILTLGETLGLQTVAEGVEDESQRVQLERMGCVLAQGYLFSRPKPADELTAWIRSRAEASPDAWKAAV, encoded by the coding sequence ATGCCGCTGCCGCACACCACGTCATCCTCATTTCGCGCCATCGTCCTTCCGGCCGCCCGTCAGGCGCGCGCGACCGCGCTGGCCTTCCTCGGCGGCGCCTTGGTGTTCTTCGTCTTCGAGGCGAGCAAGTCGGCCGTCTTCCCCACGCTGACCATCTGGGAGTCGCACAGCATCACGATCGTGTTTGGGTCGTGCATCGCCGCCGGCGCCGCGTTCCTGGCGATGCAGCGACAGGCGTCGATGCTGAGCAAGATCGCCGCCGAGGCGGCGCTGCGTGAGCGACTCGAAATGCGTCAGCGCGTCCTACAGGAGAGCGAAGCACGATATCGGCTGTTAGTCGAGAACTCTCCTGAGGCCATCGCGGTACACCGCAACGGGTACGTCGTCTACGTGAATGCCGCGGGTGCGTCCCTGATCGGCGCCGAAACCTCCGACGGCCTGGTGGGACGCCGCGTGACCGACTTCGTGCACCGTGACGATCTCGCGTTGGTGCAGCAGCGCATGAGACCCGACGCGTCGCGCGTACAGTACCGCCTCATTGGCGTCGACGGCATGATCCGCGAGGTGGACGCGGCGTCGGTCGGTATTCCCTACGAGGGTACGTCGGCCATTCAAACGGTGTTCCGCGACGTCACGCAGCGAAAGCAACTCGAGGCACGCCTCATGCACGAGGCGTTCCATGATTCTCTCACGGGCTTGCCGAACCGCTCGCTGTTTCGCGATCGGCTCGAGCACGCCGTCGCCATGCGCATGCGCACGCCTGACCTCCGTGTGGCCGTCATGTTCCTCGATCTCGACGATTTCAAGGCGGTCAATGACAGTCTGGGCCACGAGGCGGGTGATCAGCTACTGCAGGCGGTTGCTGAGCGTATCCGCGAGGAGACTCGGGCCGCCGACACCGTGGCACGATTCGGCGGCGACGAGTTCGCGATCCTGATGGAGCAGATCGCCGCGCCCGCGGAAGTCCTGACCATCGTCAACCGTCTCAAAATATCCTTGCGACGGCCACTGTTGCTGCAGGGACGCATCATGTCGGTGTCGGCGAGCGTCGGCGTGGCCTTCGCCGAGCCGGGCGAAGATGTCGACACCTTGCTGCGCAACGCCGACGTGGCCATGTACGAAGCGAAGGAAGCGGGCAAGGCACGCCACGCCGTGTTCGAGCCCGCGATGTACACCGCGATCATGCAGCGGCTGCAGCTGGAGTCCGACTTACGGGCGGCGACGGTGGCGCCGGAGTCGGCCGGGCTCTTCCTCGCCTATCAGCCTATCGTTGACCTGCGTACTGGTCAGATGCGCAGCGTCGAGGCGCTGTTGCGGTGGCATCACGCGACACGCGGCCCGATTGCGCCGATGGTCTTCGTTCCCGTCGCCGAGCATACTGGAACCATCATTCCACTCGGGAATTGGGTGCTGGAAACGGCGTGCCGCCAGCTGGTGGCCTGGCGCACGCTCTGGTGGAGTGAGCGCTGGGACCCCGCCTCGATGCCGTCGGTGGCCGTCAACATTTCCGGCAAGCAACTGCAAGAGCCCGACTTCGTCACGACCGTCGCCGACATTCTTGCTCGCACGAATGCGCCGGCGCATTGCATCACGCTCGAGATCACCGAGAGCGTCATCATGCGGGATACGGAGGCCTCGTTGCAGACCCTGCGCGCGCTGAAGACGCTCGGCGTTCGCCTCGCGATCGATGATTTTGGCACGGGATACTCCAGCCTCAGCTACCTGCAACGATTCCCGGTGGACGTCCTCAAGATTGACCGGGCGTTCGTGGAAGGTGTGTCGCGAGGCGGTTCCGACGCCGCGTTGGCTCGCACGATTCTCACGCTGGGTGAAACACTCGGGTTGCAGACGGTGGCCGAGGGCGTGGAAGACGAGTCGCAGCGAGTGCAGTTGGAGCGCATGGGTTGCGTGCTGGCTCAGGGCTATCTCTTCTCGCGACCCAAGCCTGCCGACGAGCTGACCGCGTGGATTCGCAGCCGAGCCGAGGCGTCGCCGGATGCGTGGAAGGCGGCGGTGTAG
- a CDS encoding patatin-like phospholipase family protein, whose translation MDDGSMNTNPHGDGTTHEIDRGGPAIASTGTFTSVFPATGSGSGPRIRPRIGVVFGGGALKGMAHVGALKAIREAGIKPRLYAGSSIGAMIAAAAASGRSVDELTERALRFRRRDLFRINHVGMLMDRMLSRSIYLESPLRSLCDDLVAEGTFEELETPLLVTAVDIERGIPLVFGRPGFRDVRVRDAVYASCALPGFFPPGVVGNRVCIDGGTTDNLPVSIASMGMDALIAVDVGIADVPLATGIAEQGFASIFMRAATMMMHEQQQATLDHWTTPPLLLVRPKVSHIGWFSFSHVEELLQMGYDAMKAALVHLDTMLAAPGGIFPRTAVEIVVDRPKCTGCALCVARSPGLMALDAQRKAYALVRVHEFSPADGSVANCCPTGAISVVPVSADRDPVEEVLEISA comes from the coding sequence GTGGATGACGGCAGCATGAACACGAATCCGCATGGCGACGGAACGACCCACGAGATCGACCGCGGTGGCCCCGCGATCGCGTCGACAGGCACGTTCACGTCGGTGTTCCCGGCGACCGGGAGTGGCAGCGGCCCGCGCATCCGACCCCGGATCGGCGTGGTCTTCGGTGGCGGCGCCCTGAAGGGCATGGCTCACGTCGGCGCGCTCAAAGCGATCCGCGAGGCCGGCATCAAGCCGCGGTTGTACGCCGGCTCCAGCATCGGCGCCATGATCGCCGCCGCCGCCGCGAGTGGCCGGAGCGTTGATGAGCTCACCGAACGCGCGCTGCGCTTTCGTCGTCGCGATCTGTTCCGCATCAACCACGTAGGCATGCTGATGGATCGCATGTTGTCGCGGTCCATCTACCTCGAGTCGCCCCTGCGCAGCCTGTGCGACGATCTGGTGGCGGAAGGCACGTTCGAGGAGCTGGAGACACCGCTACTGGTCACGGCGGTCGACATCGAGCGCGGCATTCCGCTGGTGTTCGGCCGTCCGGGGTTCCGCGATGTACGGGTCCGCGACGCCGTGTATGCGTCGTGCGCGCTGCCCGGCTTCTTCCCGCCCGGCGTAGTTGGCAATCGCGTCTGCATTGATGGGGGCACGACCGATAATCTGCCGGTCTCGATCGCCTCGATGGGCATGGACGCCCTCATCGCGGTGGACGTGGGGATCGCCGACGTGCCGCTGGCCACCGGCATCGCCGAGCAGGGCTTCGCGTCAATATTTATGCGCGCGGCCACCATGATGATGCACGAGCAACAGCAGGCCACGCTCGACCATTGGACCACACCGCCGCTGTTGCTGGTGCGTCCCAAGGTGTCGCACATCGGGTGGTTCAGCTTCTCGCATGTGGAGGAGCTGCTGCAAATGGGCTACGACGCCATGAAGGCGGCGCTGGTGCATCTGGACACCATGCTGGCGGCCCCGGGCGGCATCTTCCCACGCACAGCGGTGGAGATCGTGGTCGATCGCCCCAAGTGCACCGGCTGCGCGCTGTGCGTGGCGCGCTCGCCGGGGCTGATGGCGCTCGACGCGCAGCGGAAAGCGTACGCGCTGGTGCGGGTGCATGAATTCTCCCCCGCCGATGGCTCAGTGGCGAACTGCTGTCCCACCGGCGCGATTTCGGTCGTGCCCGTGAGTGCAGATCGGGATCCGGTGGAAGAGGTGCTGGAGATCAGCGCGTAG
- a CDS encoding sensor histidine kinase, translating into MDQQRPRIRLRFTALYAVTLLVVLLGAAATLRYAVHDALQREFDKSVLASAGLVQQFFRAEIEEYVTVEATLAHIAGELVFEERAIRIRKPDGSLFKIVGAPVRRARRPLSGPVRTVRFALDPDLAPKWNIEVDASEANVIALQARIDRWFGVGIPLLVLCAAVAGWWLTGRTLRPVGRMADAASRIAPASGARLPIDDPTDELGRLGLRFNALLDRLDGALAQQRDFLADAAHELRTPIARLRARVEVAMLKPSIAGDSSVLPAIDQELRAVSQHVDELLQLARADAAGEDAPMRAESLFLDDVVMDELPRWQPEAQRRHMTLDYSALEESPVVGDASLLPRMISILVDNAIRYGHDGGRVQVRVRPADAAAVLDVEDDGIGIPEQDRARIFDRFYRGDAARIQRPDGSGLGLAIAAWIVQQHHGTIAVTAGAHGGTLVQVRLPLAVN; encoded by the coding sequence ATGGACCAGCAACGTCCGCGCATCCGGCTGCGCTTCACCGCCCTGTATGCGGTCACGCTGTTGGTCGTACTGCTCGGCGCTGCGGCGACGCTGCGCTACGCCGTGCACGACGCCTTGCAGCGAGAGTTCGACAAGTCGGTGCTCGCGTCGGCGGGACTCGTGCAGCAGTTCTTCCGGGCCGAGATCGAGGAGTACGTGACGGTGGAAGCCACGCTCGCGCACATCGCCGGCGAACTGGTGTTCGAGGAGCGCGCGATTCGCATTCGCAAGCCGGATGGCTCGCTGTTCAAGATCGTTGGCGCTCCGGTGCGTCGCGCCCGACGCCCGCTGTCGGGGCCCGTGCGCACCGTACGCTTTGCCCTCGACCCTGATCTGGCGCCCAAGTGGAACATCGAAGTCGATGCCAGCGAAGCCAACGTGATCGCGTTGCAGGCACGGATCGACCGGTGGTTCGGGGTCGGCATTCCGTTGCTCGTGTTATGTGCGGCGGTGGCCGGTTGGTGGCTCACCGGACGCACGTTGCGCCCGGTCGGACGCATGGCCGATGCCGCGTCGCGCATCGCGCCCGCCAGTGGCGCGCGGCTGCCGATCGATGATCCCACCGACGAACTCGGGCGCCTGGGCCTTCGCTTCAACGCACTGCTCGATCGGCTCGACGGCGCCCTCGCGCAGCAGCGTGATTTCCTCGCCGATGCGGCGCACGAACTGCGCACGCCGATTGCCCGGCTGCGTGCGCGCGTCGAGGTGGCGATGCTCAAACCGTCGATCGCGGGTGACAGCAGTGTGTTGCCGGCGATCGATCAGGAGCTGCGCGCCGTGTCGCAGCACGTGGATGAATTGCTGCAGCTCGCGCGCGCCGATGCCGCCGGCGAGGACGCGCCAATGCGGGCCGAGTCGCTGTTTTTGGATGATGTGGTCATGGACGAACTCCCGCGCTGGCAACCCGAGGCACAGCGTCGCCACATGACGCTCGACTACAGTGCGTTGGAGGAGTCGCCGGTAGTTGGCGACGCGTCACTGTTGCCGCGCATGATCAGCATCCTGGTGGACAACGCGATCCGTTATGGTCACGATGGTGGCCGAGTTCAGGTGCGGGTGCGTCCGGCCGACGCGGCGGCGGTGCTCGACGTCGAAGACGACGGCATCGGCATTCCCGAGCAGGATCGTGCGCGCATCTTCGATCGCTTTTACCGTGGCGATGCCGCCCGTATCCAACGTCCCGACGGCAGTGGACTCGGGCTCGCCATCGCTGCCTGGATCGTGCAGCAGCATCACGGCACGATTGCCGTGACGGCGGGTGCGCACGGCGGGACGCTGGTGCAGGTGCGACTGCCGCTCGCCGTGAACTAA
- the acnA gene encoding aconitate hydratase AcnA has translation MSHPNSFGSRSTLSVGDRQYAYFHLGALDALPGSTAPTLPFSLRVLLENLLRGEDGAFVKRADVETLARWNVKAAVDKEIAFRTARVLLQDFTGVPCVVDLAAMRDAMVALGGDPTKINPLQPVDLVIDHSVQVDEYGTEASLLINTELEFERNLERYQFLKWGQTALHNFRVVPPGTGICHQVNLEYLGQVVFTAKDGAETLAYCDSLVGTDSHTTMINGLGVMGWGVGGIEAEAAMLGQPVSMLIPDVVGFKLHGKLPAGATATDLVLTCTEMLRKKKVVGKFVEFYGTGLSSLALADRATIANMAPEYGATMGFFPVDEETLKYLRLSGRSDEQVALVEAYTKAQGLFRTDATPDPVFTDTLELDLSTVVPSLAGPKRPQDRVPLSQSKAMYREALAAQRLANGVPNGSAVATMVAEGGHDDAGGVAVDYQGQSFTLSDGHVVIAAITSCTNTSNPSVMLAAGLLAQKAVKLGLKTKPWVKTSLAPGSKVATDYFVKAGVMDSLNTLGFNVVGYGCTTCIGNSGPLPTVISEAIDEGKLNVAAVLSGNRNFEGRVNPQTRFNYLASPPLVVAFALAGRMDIDMATEPLGVGTDGPVFLRDIWPSAQEVEDTILSSVKREQFTTQYANAFLGDKYWQAIEASTGARYGWQADSTYVQDPPYFDGMTMTPPGIRPINSARVLGMFGDSITTDHISPAGSIAGASPAGKYLLSLGVEKKDFNSYGARRGNHQVMMRGTFANIRLKNELTGGKEGWWTADAPGAEPEALYDVAMARQEAGVAQIVIAGKEYGTGSSRDWAAKGTMLLGVRSVIAESFERIHRSNLVGMGVLPLEFVNGETRQSLGLTGFETYDIVGLDDTLTPRATLTVKATANDGTVTSFSARCRIDTPEEMQYYKNGGILPYVLRSLIGK, from the coding sequence ATGTCGCATCCCAATTCGTTCGGCAGCCGCTCCACCTTGTCGGTGGGCGACCGTCAGTACGCGTACTTCCACCTCGGCGCCCTCGATGCGCTGCCGGGGAGTACCGCTCCCACGCTGCCGTTCTCGCTGCGCGTGCTGCTCGAGAACCTGCTCCGCGGTGAAGACGGCGCCTTCGTGAAGCGCGCCGACGTCGAGACGCTGGCCCGTTGGAATGTGAAGGCCGCCGTCGACAAGGAAATCGCCTTCCGCACCGCCCGCGTCCTGCTGCAGGACTTCACGGGCGTCCCCTGCGTGGTCGACCTGGCCGCTATGCGCGACGCCATGGTCGCCCTCGGCGGCGACCCGACCAAGATCAACCCGCTCCAGCCCGTCGATCTCGTGATCGACCATTCGGTGCAGGTCGACGAGTACGGCACCGAAGCCTCGCTGCTGATCAATACGGAACTCGAGTTCGAGCGCAATCTCGAGCGCTATCAGTTCCTCAAGTGGGGCCAGACGGCACTCCACAATTTCCGCGTGGTCCCGCCCGGCACGGGCATCTGCCATCAGGTCAATCTCGAGTACTTGGGCCAGGTGGTCTTTACGGCGAAGGATGGCGCCGAGACGCTGGCCTACTGCGACTCACTGGTGGGCACCGACTCGCACACCACGATGATCAACGGCCTGGGCGTGATGGGCTGGGGCGTGGGTGGCATCGAAGCCGAGGCCGCCATGCTTGGGCAGCCGGTGAGCATGCTGATTCCGGACGTGGTGGGCTTCAAGCTGCACGGCAAGCTGCCCGCCGGCGCCACGGCTACCGACCTGGTGCTCACCTGCACCGAGATGCTCCGCAAGAAGAAAGTCGTGGGCAAGTTCGTGGAGTTCTACGGCACCGGTCTCTCCAGCCTCGCGCTGGCCGACCGCGCCACGATCGCCAACATGGCCCCCGAGTACGGCGCCACGATGGGCTTCTTCCCGGTCGACGAAGAGACGCTCAAGTACCTGCGCCTCTCGGGCCGCAGCGACGAGCAGGTCGCGCTGGTGGAAGCGTACACGAAGGCGCAGGGGCTCTTCCGCACCGACGCCACGCCTGATCCGGTGTTCACCGACACGCTCGAGCTCGACCTGAGCACGGTGGTGCCGAGCCTGGCCGGTCCGAAGCGTCCGCAGGATCGTGTGCCGCTCTCGCAGAGCAAGGCGATGTACCGTGAGGCGCTCGCGGCGCAGCGTCTGGCGAACGGCGTGCCGAATGGCAGTGCCGTCGCCACGATGGTCGCGGAAGGCGGTCACGATGATGCCGGCGGCGTGGCAGTCGACTATCAGGGCCAGTCGTTCACGTTGTCCGATGGCCATGTGGTCATTGCCGCCATCACGAGCTGCACCAACACGTCCAACCCGAGCGTGATGCTCGCCGCGGGCTTGCTGGCGCAGAAGGCCGTGAAGCTTGGCCTCAAGACCAAGCCGTGGGTGAAGACGTCGCTGGCGCCGGGCTCGAAGGTGGCCACCGATTACTTCGTCAAGGCCGGCGTGATGGACTCGCTCAACACGCTTGGCTTCAACGTGGTCGGCTACGGCTGCACGACGTGTATCGGCAACTCCGGTCCGCTGCCCACGGTGATCAGCGAAGCCATCGACGAGGGCAAGCTGAACGTCGCCGCGGTGCTCTCGGGCAATCGCAACTTCGAAGGCCGCGTGAATCCGCAGACGCGCTTCAACTATCTCGCGTCGCCGCCGCTGGTGGTGGCCTTCGCACTGGCCGGCCGCATGGATATCGATATGGCGACTGAGCCGCTCGGTGTCGGCACGGATGGTCCGGTGTTCCTGCGCGACATCTGGCCGTCGGCGCAGGAAGTGGAAGACACGATTCTCTCCAGCGTGAAGCGTGAGCAGTTCACCACGCAGTACGCCAACGCGTTCCTCGGTGACAAGTACTGGCAGGCCATCGAGGCCAGCACCGGCGCGCGTTACGGCTGGCAGGCCGATTCGACGTACGTGCAGGACCCGCCGTACTTCGACGGCATGACGATGACGCCGCCGGGCATTCGCCCGATCAACAGCGCGCGCGTGCTCGGCATGTTCGGTGATTCGATCACCACCGACCATATCTCGCCGGCCGGTTCGATTGCCGGTGCGAGCCCCGCCGGCAAGTATCTGCTGTCGCTCGGCGTCGAGAAGAAGGATTTCAACTCGTACGGCGCGCGTCGCGGCAATCACCAGGTGATGATGCGCGGCACGTTCGCGAACATCCGCCTCAAGAACGAACTCACCGGCGGCAAGGAAGGCTGGTGGACGGCCGATGCGCCGGGCGCCGAGCCGGAAGCGCTGTACGATGTCGCGATGGCCCGTCAGGAAGCGGGCGTCGCGCAGATCGTGATCGCCGGCAAGGAGTACGGTACCGGTTCGTCGCGCGACTGGGCGGCCAAGGGCACGATGCTATTGGGCGTGCGGTCGGTGATCGCCGAAAGCTTCGAGCGCATTCACCGCAGCAATCTGGTAGGCATGGGCGTGCTGCCGCTCGAATTCGTGAACGGCGAAACGCGTCAGTCGCTCGGGCTCACGGGCTTCGAGACGTACGACATCGTTGGGCTCGACGACACGCTCACGCCGCGGGCCACGCTCACGGTGAAGGCCACCGCGAACGACGGCACCGTGACGTCGTTCAGCGCGCGTTGCCGCATCGACACGCCGGAAGAGATGCAGTACTACAAGAACGGCGGCATTCTGCCGTACGTACTGCGCAGCCTGATCGGGAAGTAG
- a CDS encoding response regulator transcription factor: MRVLLVEDDDTLRESATAFLRASGFAVDAAATGKMARELAAVSPYDAVILDIRLPDDDGFALCTAFRAKVPAPRVLMATARDGVSDRIAGLDLGADDYLVKPYALGELVARVRALLRRPDNAAPTLLQVGDLVLDPATREGRRGARPISLTTKEFAVLEVLMRASGRVLTREYIGEHAWDDNFDPMSNVIDVYIARLRKKVDGPHETPLLSTVRGAGYRLALPKS, translated from the coding sequence ATGCGAGTGCTGCTGGTAGAGGACGACGATACGCTGCGGGAGAGCGCAACGGCCTTTCTGCGCGCGTCCGGCTTTGCGGTGGATGCGGCGGCAACAGGGAAGATGGCCCGTGAACTCGCGGCCGTCAGCCCCTACGACGCCGTGATCCTCGATATCCGGCTACCCGACGACGACGGATTTGCCTTGTGCACCGCGTTCCGCGCCAAGGTTCCCGCCCCCCGAGTGCTGATGGCCACCGCCCGCGATGGCGTGTCGGATCGTATTGCCGGCCTCGATCTCGGGGCCGACGACTACCTCGTCAAACCGTACGCCTTGGGTGAATTGGTGGCCCGCGTGCGCGCCCTGCTGCGGCGCCCGGACAATGCCGCGCCGACGCTGCTGCAGGTCGGTGATCTGGTGCTCGACCCGGCCACTCGCGAGGGACGACGCGGCGCGCGGCCCATCTCGCTGACCACGAAGGAGTTCGCGGTGCTCGAGGTGCTCATGCGCGCCAGCGGCCGCGTCCTCACCCGCGAATACATCGGCGAACATGCCTGGGACGACAACTTCGATCCGATGAGCAACGTGATCGATGTGTACATCGCTCGGCTGCGCAAGAAAGTTGACGGACCGCACGAGACGCCATTGCTCTCGACCGTGCGGGGCGCGGGCTATCGGCTCGCGCTCCCCAAGTCCTAG